The genomic region ATTCGCTAGCCCAGCGCTGATACAAGGGTTCTGGGAAGGTTGCACCAGCACCATTGAGGGTAGCAGCTTGTTGAGCAATTCCCGTTAAACCCGCTCCCAAGGTCACCGTAGCTGCGACTGCTGAAGTCGCAATCACACGCTTCAGCGTAATTCCAGATAGCAGCATATTTCTCTAAGTCTCCTCATCCACTAATAGTAGTCAATCGCACAGACAATCTTAATAATCACGCACATAGTGGATGAACTCATTATCTCAAGCTTAATAGTTGGTTAATTATAGATTAAGTAAAGTTTAAGCAGCCAAGGAGTTTCAACGTTAACTATACCAATAGAACGCTAGTACAAGTAGATACGTGCAACCAAAAGCCAAGCAAATACTGAGTCGCAAATTTTACTAAATAGCGTTCGATGCTAACTGACTTCATCAAGATAGAGAGTAGAAGGAAGAAAGAAAGAAGCATCGCCCTTTATCGAGATGAAACTGCATTATGCAATTTCCCTCAGCCTATATCGAAAATACTTAACCAATTGAGCTAAAAATTTACTTCTATCTTGGGATATGAATTGCCAGAAAAACGTCTAGCAAAATGTAAATAACTGTTGCAAAGCTGTCAAAAATGTTTAAAAACTGTCCAGAAACCTATCAGAGCTTTAACCTAGAAAAATAAGAGATGTTAAAAGGAAATCTGATGAATATGAATAACATTCAAAAGTATCGCTTTGTCTGCACTCTGACCTTTGGGGATATTTACGGTCAGATTATTGTCTGGTTGATTACTATCACCGTTAGTTTAGCAGCAGCAATGGCAATGATGGGTGCAAGAAAACCAATCTACGCCTTAGCGACTGTAGGACTGATTGTATTACTTTCTTTACCTTTCCTACTGTTTGCCTTCGTCACAACCCTGCTCAATCATATCGAACTTACAGCAACAGAACCAGGCACAAAAACTGAACCTATTCCTGGCAACGTTTCGCAGCAACAACCAGCGCCAGCTAGCTAGGGATGAGGGGTGAGGGAAAGGACAAGGGGACAAGGGGGAACTCGCTCTTCCCCACGACCGTTCGGCGAAGCCGTTCCCGAAGGGTAGGGGAGGGGATTAGGGGCAAAGGGGACAAGGAAGCAACTCCAATCCAAAATATAAAATAATTTTCTCACCCTCACTCCTCGCTCCTCCTCCTCACCCCTTGTTAAGCCACTATAGAGCTAGAGAACACTTTTTTAGCAAACAATTGTATAAATGCTAGAACACGATGTCATTATTGTTGGCGGCGGACTGGCTGGCTGTCGTGCCGCCGTAGAAATTGCCCGCCTCGATCCGAGTTTGAATGTGGCTGTAGTGGCGAAAACTCACCCGATCCGCTCTCATTCTGTTGCCGCTCAAGGAGGAATTGCTGCAACGCTGAAGAATGTAGACGATCGGGATAACTGGGAAGCCCACGCCTTCGATACTGTGAAAGGTTCCGACTATCTAGCCGATCAAGATGCGGTGGAGTTGCTAGCTCGCGAAGCCCCTGATGTGGTGATAGACCTAGAACATATGGGGGTGCTATTTTCTCGCTTGCCTGACGGTCGCATTGCCCAAAGAGCCTTCGGCGGACATTCTCACAATCGTACCTGCTATGCCGCAGATAAGACCGGACACGCTATTTTGCACGAACTCGTCAATAATTTACGACGATACGGCGTACAGGTTTATGAAGAATGGTACGTGATGCGTCTGATTTTGGAGGACGGTCAAGCTAAGGGCGTGGTGATGTACCGCATTCTCGACGGACACATCGAAGTCGTACGCGCCAAAGCGGTGATGTTTGCTACAGGCGGTTACGGTCGAGTCTACAACACGACTTCTAACGATTATGCTTCGACAGGCGACGGATTGGCGATGGCGGCGATCGCAGGTTTGCCTTTAGAAGATATGGAATTCGTTCAATTTCACCCCACGGGATTGTATCCAGTAGGCGTATTGATCTCGGAAGCCGTGCGGGGGGAAGGAGCGTATTTAATTAATGCCGAGGGAGAGCGTTTTATGGCAACCTACGCCCCCTCAAGGATGGAATTAGCGCCACGAGATATCACATCTAGAGCGATCGCCTATGAAATTCGTGCCGGACGCGGCGTTTATCCCGATGGTCGAGCAGGCGGTCCCTGCGTGTATCTCGATCTGCGGCACATGGGCAAAGAAAAAATTATGAGCCGCGTCCCTTTTTGCTGGGAAGAAGCCCATCGACTCGTAGGAGTTGATGCCGTCCATCAACCGATGCCCGTGCGTCCTACAGTCCACTATTCTATGGGTGGGATACCAGTGAATACAGACGGACAGGTGCGCCGTAGCGCCGAACAGTTAGTGGAGGGATTTTTTGCTGCTGGGGAGTGTGCTTGCGTTTCCGTTCACGGTGCTAATCGTTTGGGGAGTAACTCTTTGTTGGAGTGCGTAGTCTACGGACGGCGTACGGGAGCTGCGATCGCGCAATACGTCCAAAATCGTAAATTACCGGATATCCAAGAGCAACGCTATATTAACGAGGCAAAACAGCAGATTCAAGCCTTGTTAGAACAGCCAGGAAAGTACCGGATCGAGCAAGTTCGTACTGCTTTTCAAGATGCTATGACGCAGCACTGCGGCGTATTTCGGACGGAAAGCTTGATGCAAGAAGGCTTACAACAATTGCAACAACTGCAACTGCAATCTGCGCAAATATATCTAGATGATAAAGGCAGTTGTTGGAATACAGAAATTATTGAAGCCTTAGAATTGGGAAGTTTAATTGTCGTCGGACAACTCATTTTAAATTCAGCCCTCAACCGTCAAGAAAGCCGTGGCGCTCACTTCCGCGAAGACTTTCCGCAACGGGACGACAGTAATTTCCTCAAGCACACCCTATCGTATTATTCCCCTGCTGGTATTGACCTGCAATACAAACCCGTCGCAATTACTATGTTTGAGCCACAAGAACGGAAATACTAATGAAGCCAGAAGTCGTAAGTGAGAAGCATTTGAACTATTGACAAATGACCGATGACCAATGACAATCATCACATTTGACGACGCATCTCAGCAATGATATGTTAAGGATTAAATAAATTTGAAGGGGAGTAGCTACTGGCATCACAACCTTGCCAGATACCTGAATCAACATACTGGCTTTCTGCCTGGTTCAGGTGACAGATCGGCGATTAGCAATTAGCAATTAGCAATTAGCACTTGAACAAAAGCTAATAGCTAACAGCTAACAACTATTTGTCAGTGAGACCTTCACTAAGTTCACAGAGGAAGATTGTGAGCTTGGTGAGGTCGATCGCAACTCGTCAAGCTCGCAAGCTCAAGTTAGTCAGCTACAAAGGAGCTTGAGAGAGTGCTAGCAGCCTTCATTGCCAGTTTTTTACTGATTGCGGTTTCAGAATTAGGGGATAAGACTTTTTTCATCGCTGCAATTTTGGCGATGCGTCATTCGCGACGGCTGGTCTTTGCTGGTGCGGTGTCCGCTTTGGCAGCAATGACAATACTTTCTGTTTTAGTGGGACAAGTCGCGGCTTTGTTGCCTAAAACATACATTCAATATGCAGAAATTGCCTTGTTTCTTGGTTTTGGTTTGAAGCTACTTTACGAAGCAAGTAAAATGCCAGCGAGTTCTTGCGATACAGAAATTATTCAAGAAGCAAAAACTGCGATTGAGAAAGCAGAATTTAATTTACCTAAAACTCAAAATGTCGGAGCAATTATTGCTGAGGCTTTTACGCTAACTTTTTTATCAGAATGGGGCGATCGCACTCAAATTGCAACTATTGCTTTAGCAACTCGATATCCAGTTGTAGGCGTGACTATTGGAGCAATTTTAGGTCATGCTTTATGTGCGGCGCTTGCAGTTGTTTGCGGACGCATGTTAGCCGGACGCATTTCCGAACGTAAGTTAACTATTGCTGGGGGAATTCTGTTTATTATCTTTGGTGGAATGGCAGCAGTTGAAGCAGCATGACTTTAATCTTACTCCATTAGCCATCTGAACAATGTTCCTACAGTTAGCTTTAGTTTGCTGGCAAAAGATGGGGCAAGTAATTGTTGTTCTGGTTCGTCAAATACTTCTGGTTGTCGATTAGGAAGATAAACAAATACTGTTTGTTCTTCTGGATCGATTAACCAAGCCATTTGAGTTCCATATTGCAGACAATATAAAATATTTTTAGTAACTTTTGTTTGGCTTTGGTCGGGTGAGAAAATTTCAATCGTCCAATCAGGTACAATTGAGAAAACATTGGCAACTCCGCCATTTTCCTTGCGTGGAATTCTCTCCCAAACAAATACAGATACATCTGGTACAGTTGAACGTCCGCCAAAAGTACAGCGAAGCTCTGTAAAAGTTCGCGCAATATGCTGAGGTCTTAGAATTGCATTAACTATTGCTGGCAGCTCTGTCTGAATGGCACTATGCTCTCCTTGAGGCATTGGTTTTTGAATAATTTCACCATTAATATACTCGCTGGCAGGTTTCCTTTCTGGTAATTTTAGAAACTCTTCTAGTGTTAGAGATTTAGGTGATATTTGTACCATAAGTCGTTGCCTTTAAGTAAGCAATTGATACCGATCGTACTTTTATCCTACTTGTTGGTTTAGAATTCAGTTAGCAAATAAATCTTAAATCAATTGTTCGAGAATCTGCCTTGCAGCGTGTTGACCCGATCGCACTGCTCCATCCATATAATTGATCCAACGGGTAGAACGCTCTGTTCCTGCCCAATAAATTCTACCTACAGGTTCGTTTAGTGCTGCTCCTGCTCGTGTCAATAAACCAGGTGGTAAAGCTGCTACACAACCACTTGTCCATGACTGTTGAGTATAATCAATTTCAAAATATTCTTCTGGTGTAGCGGCTGCAATACCAAACATATCTGTAACAGTTTGAATTGCAAATTTTTGCCGTTCTACCTCACTTAAATTAGAATATTTTGGATCGAAAAAACCAATTAATAAACCATAGCTACCATCAATCGGAGAAACGTCAAAAACCTCTGCTTCGGTATCCATACTGTAGTAATGTCCGCTGGCTGCTTTTCCCCACCACAACGGACGCGGATAGAGACAGAAGAATTTGATCCAGCTCATCTGCTGCCACCCTGATATTAATTGCTGATGAATGGCTGGTAAAGGCGGATCGAAGTGAATGTTTCCCGCATCTTTAGGCATCATTGCCACGATCGCGTAGTCTGCTTGTATGACTCCCCTTTCTGTCACCAAACATACCCGATCGCCATGCGAAATCTCTCGTACTCTTGTATTCAACCACACGCGATCGCCTAAACGCTCGGCAATTTTTAACGTCAGGCTGTGGGAACCACCGACGAGACGATAATCTTCGGCTGTTTCGCGTAAGTCAAAAAATCCTGCATTTGCCATGAAATAAAGAACGAACAGCATTGAAACTTGATGCGGATCGCCTGCGATCCCTTGCCGAATACTACCCGCCATCCAAGCTCTTGCTTCGATTGTCTCCGTATTGCGATCGATCCACTCTCCCGCAGAGATAGCATCCAAGCTTGCGGCGTTAGGTGTGTTCCAAGGTGTGTCTAGCGGTACAGTCTGGCTGAGTTGCTCGAATTTTGCCATCACCTGAGCAAAATCTTTTTGAGCTGGCGTGGCGCTTTCACCAGGGTTCTCTACGTGCGTCGTCCAGATTCCCTGGTAGCCGTAAATTGTGGCTCCATCAACTTTACCTTGTTTGGTGGCAACTCTTAACTGTCGTGCCAAATCGAGAACAGCCGTTTGCGTGCGTCCTACCCAAGTCCCACCCATTTCTAGATACCCAATTTTAGGATGAGACTGGTTAAACGTGCGTCCGCCAACGCGATTGTTTGCTTCCAAAACAACGAGTGAATCGATCCTTGCTCGGTATAGTTCCCAGGCTGCACTCATACCGGAGAGTCCGCCGCCGATAATAGCGATAGATACTTGAATGTCTGGGCGATCGCCTATCATATTTCTACATCTTTCGATTGAAATTCTGCCTCAGACTCTACCACTCTTGGTAGATTTTTGCGGTATCGAACCTGTTTTATACGTCGATCTGTGTGATTCTTGCATAGGATCGAAACTGAATCTACTGTATCGTCAGTAACAGGATAGTTAATTTGGGGGCGATCGTGAGTTTCAAGAAAATTTTTGTTGCCGTTGATGGCTCAGCTCAAGCATCTGTGGTATTCGAGCAAGCTGTAGAATTAGCTACAAAAGATCTAGCAAATTTGATGGTATTTCACGGCGTTGAGTTGGGAGCAAGAATGACTTATCCATCTCAGATTGAAGCTAAAACTGAGGAAGGACAAGATGTTTTGCAAGGTTATCGCGAGAAAACGAAGGATTTGGGAATTTCAGTTGAATTTAATTGTCGAGTGGGGAATCCAGGTTCGACAATTTGCGATGCAGCAAAAGAGTGGGGAGCAGATTTAATTGTTTTGGGACGTAGGGGATATAAAGGGATTACTGAAGTTTTATTAGGTAGCGTCAGCAATCATGTTGTTCGTAATGCTCATTGTTCGGTGTTGATAATTCAAGGAGATCTTGGTAGTTAAATATATTTAAAAATCAATCTTTGGCAATTGAGTGAAAGATCTAATTGAGTGTCACGCAAAGACGCATACGCGCAGCGGCTTCTCGTAAGAGTAGGCGCAAAGTTTAAGAGCGCCAAGATTTTTTTGAGTGCGATCGCAACTCTAGCCATCAAAGCTATAATAAACCTTTTGCTTCTCACTCCTCACTCCTCACTCCTCGCCCCTATCTCGATTCCACCCTCGCATCCAAAGTTTTGGTAATGCGATCGCGGGTTTCTGCTAAATGTGCTTTAGTATATTCATCTAATGTGCCAGAACGAGCAACTGCTCGATCCAATTTCTCGCGCAACCGCCGCAAATTGTACCATGCAAGCGTCCGCGCATCTTCGGGTACGTTAGATTTGCGTAACATCATATCTGTCATAATTTTCAGGTGTTCCCGTTGGACGGCTCGCCGCAAACTAGAAATATTTGTTGGTGTTTTGTCTGGATTTAAGACCTCCATCCAGATATCATTTTGTAAGGTGGTAAATAATTCTGGTAGAGTGAGGGCTTGTTTTGGCTGACTCTTGAGTTCGATGTCGCGTAAGCGGGAAAGGCGATCGCCCGATAGTAAATCTCGTAATACTAAACTTTGTAGCGCGTAAATACTATCGTGGATTGGGTAATCGAGGCGGTTCATCACGGCTTGTTCTCCCCAATGCATCCAGCGAGAGGGTGCGAGTTTATTCAAGAGTTCTGGCGGAAAATTAAATGCATCTGGGGCAAATACGTATTTCTCCAGCACTGCTAAAGCCTGTCGCTGTTTTGCTACAGGTACGGGGACAAATGGTAATCTGCCGTTATCGGCGCTAGCATGGTCGCGGTAAAATGACTGTCCGCCAATATATTTAGTGGCGTAGTAGGTATGACGCAGGTAGTGTAAGAAAATGCGATCGAACAGTTCGCTTAAATTGCTGTAACTCTCACCTGAAGTTGGATAGCGCCGATTCAATTTTTTCCACATTGCCCGCGCTATATCTAATTGTCCTTGGGAATAGCCCAAAACATCGCTACTGTAGTCCCAAGCATTGACATCGGGGTCGAGATCGAACCGATCCTCATCCGTAGCATAAGCTAAATCTGGACGCGAGGAGCGATCGCCGATTTCGTCTAAAAATCGTCTTTCTGCCAAAGGATGAACTGCTGTTGTAGGCGTATAGCCGTATTCAATCGCCCACTCATCGTAAGAACCGACACTATCGGGGAAAAAGTCACCCTGTTCGCGGTCGGGTGGAGCCAAATTCGGGGGAAGATAGTCCATAACCGAGGTAGTTAGACCGCGATCGCGAGTTATTTTGGTAGCATTTAACTCATTTGGTGGAAGTTGGGTACTACCGCGAAAATTGTGCCGCAAACCGAGTGTATGCCCGACTTCGTGAGCGATAATCAGCCGCAAATATTGATGAATGTATTGCTGCATTTTGTCGCTGTTAGGCGTGGTATTTTGAAACAGCGTGAGTGCCAAAGAACCAAAATCAAATTGGCTAGCAGCTTCCATACCGTAACAGAGGTCGTATTCAATTGCGAGTTTTGAAAGATGGGAGTCGGGAGTCGGGAGTCGGGAGTCGGGAAATGCAGAATTATCTATTTCTTCTCCTTGTCCCCCTTGTCCTCCTTGTCCTCCTTGTCCCCCGAAGCCTTGTCCAAAACCGGAGTTACACACGCTGCGATCGTTTATCATCTGGGATAATACTGATGTCGGTTGCGCTCGGCTATCTTGAACCATGCGCCGATATTCTTGCTTGAGGACGCGCACGAAACTAGCATCTACTAAGATATCTGCATCTAAGATTTCCCCAGTTAAGGGGTTAACCCGCGAAGGACCAAGGGCGAAAAAGCCATCAACTGTGTTAATCCAGCGAATTACGTTGTAACGCACGTCCGCAGGGTCCCATTTAGCATCATCGGGCATTTGTCGCACTTCGATCGCATTGATAAATCCTGCTTTTTCAAAGGCTTTGTTCCACATTAATACCCCTTCTGTAACTGCATCCCGATATTCCAGTGGAACGGCATTTTCAATCCAAAATACAATTGGTTTTTTCGGTGGTGATAGTTTGGCGTTAGGATTTTGCTTTTCTAAATGCCAGCGGTTAATGTA from Chroococcidiopsis sp. SAG 2025 harbors:
- a CDS encoding succinate dehydrogenase/fumarate reductase flavoprotein subunit, whose protein sequence is MLEHDVIIVGGGLAGCRAAVEIARLDPSLNVAVVAKTHPIRSHSVAAQGGIAATLKNVDDRDNWEAHAFDTVKGSDYLADQDAVELLAREAPDVVIDLEHMGVLFSRLPDGRIAQRAFGGHSHNRTCYAADKTGHAILHELVNNLRRYGVQVYEEWYVMRLILEDGQAKGVVMYRILDGHIEVVRAKAVMFATGGYGRVYNTTSNDYASTGDGLAMAAIAGLPLEDMEFVQFHPTGLYPVGVLISEAVRGEGAYLINAEGERFMATYAPSRMELAPRDITSRAIAYEIRAGRGVYPDGRAGGPCVYLDLRHMGKEKIMSRVPFCWEEAHRLVGVDAVHQPMPVRPTVHYSMGGIPVNTDGQVRRSAEQLVEGFFAAGECACVSVHGANRLGSNSLLECVVYGRRTGAAIAQYVQNRKLPDIQEQRYINEAKQQIQALLEQPGKYRIEQVRTAFQDAMTQHCGVFRTESLMQEGLQQLQQLQLQSAQIYLDDKGSCWNTEIIEALELGSLIVVGQLILNSALNRQESRGAHFREDFPQRDDSNFLKHTLSYYSPAGIDLQYKPVAITMFEPQERKY
- a CDS encoding TMEM165/GDT1 family protein — its product is MLAAFIASFLLIAVSELGDKTFFIAAILAMRHSRRLVFAGAVSALAAMTILSVLVGQVAALLPKTYIQYAEIALFLGFGLKLLYEASKMPASSCDTEIIQEAKTAIEKAEFNLPKTQNVGAIIAEAFTLTFLSEWGDRTQIATIALATRYPVVGVTIGAILGHALCAALAVVCGRMLAGRISERKLTIAGGILFIIFGGMAAVEAA
- a CDS encoding Uma2 family endonuclease, with the protein product MVQISPKSLTLEEFLKLPERKPASEYINGEIIQKPMPQGEHSAIQTELPAIVNAILRPQHIARTFTELRCTFGGRSTVPDVSVFVWERIPRKENGGVANVFSIVPDWTIEIFSPDQSQTKVTKNILYCLQYGTQMAWLIDPEEQTVFVYLPNRQPEVFDEPEQQLLAPSFASKLKLTVGTLFRWLME
- a CDS encoding flavin monoamine oxidase family protein, whose translation is MIGDRPDIQVSIAIIGGGLSGMSAAWELYRARIDSLVVLEANNRVGGRTFNQSHPKIGYLEMGGTWVGRTQTAVLDLARQLRVATKQGKVDGATIYGYQGIWTTHVENPGESATPAQKDFAQVMAKFEQLSQTVPLDTPWNTPNAASLDAISAGEWIDRNTETIEARAWMAGSIRQGIAGDPHQVSMLFVLYFMANAGFFDLRETAEDYRLVGGSHSLTLKIAERLGDRVWLNTRVREISHGDRVCLVTERGVIQADYAIVAMMPKDAGNIHFDPPLPAIHQQLISGWQQMSWIKFFCLYPRPLWWGKAASGHYYSMDTEAEVFDVSPIDGSYGLLIGFFDPKYSNLSEVERQKFAIQTVTDMFGIAAATPEEYFEIDYTQQSWTSGCVAALPPGLLTRAGAALNEPVGRIYWAGTERSTRWINYMDGAVRSGQHAARQILEQLI
- a CDS encoding universal stress protein, yielding MSFKKIFVAVDGSAQASVVFEQAVELATKDLANLMVFHGVELGARMTYPSQIEAKTEEGQDVLQGYREKTKDLGISVEFNCRVGNPGSTICDAAKEWGADLIVLGRRGYKGITEVLLGSVSNHVVRNAHCSVLIIQGDLGS
- a CDS encoding zinc-dependent metalloprotease — protein: MKSLSARVFLLHSVLFTIFFVGARLPASASNQLSVNSYQLSEEREQGRAGSREQLPHTTPDYAVPMRRTPPPPPASRLPTPPISLPESKVWVVKNNSQQPELQSYIWLASNQQQDTRQSTLLLAQESNKLTTANAKPSELKPFNEVIKNSSAIKGLFTLYRQKDTGKIYLEIHPQQFNKNFLSTMTMEAGIGERGIYSGMPLQDFLFYFRRVNNNIHFVVRNVNFRVTPGSPQTRSLMRSFSDSVLYSIPIKSIHPQRKTILIDLGDLLLKDLPGLAASLSTQLGTTYQLDENKSYFGSAKAFPLNMEIESVYGFSYGGAKSSATPNLMTLPDSRALTLRIRYSLSELSANSTYKPRLADDRIGYFITAYQDFAIEDRKEPFVRYINRWHLEKQNPNAKLSPPKKPIVFWIENAVPLEYRDAVTEGVLMWNKAFEKAGFINAIEVRQMPDDAKWDPADVRYNVIRWINTVDGFFALGPSRVNPLTGEILDADILVDASFVRVLKQEYRRMVQDSRAQPTSVLSQMINDRSVCNSGFGQGFGGQGGQGGQGGQGEEIDNSAFPDSRLPTPDSHLSKLAIEYDLCYGMEAASQFDFGSLALTLFQNTTPNSDKMQQYIHQYLRLIIAHEVGHTLGLRHNFRGSTQLPPNELNATKITRDRGLTTSVMDYLPPNLAPPDREQGDFFPDSVGSYDEWAIEYGYTPTTAVHPLAERRFLDEIGDRSSRPDLAYATDEDRFDLDPDVNAWDYSSDVLGYSQGQLDIARAMWKKLNRRYPTSGESYSNLSELFDRIFLHYLRHTYYATKYIGGQSFYRDHASADNGRLPFVPVPVAKQRQALAVLEKYVFAPDAFNFPPELLNKLAPSRWMHWGEQAVMNRLDYPIHDSIYALQSLVLRDLLSGDRLSRLRDIELKSQPKQALTLPELFTTLQNDIWMEVLNPDKTPTNISSLRRAVQREHLKIMTDMMLRKSNVPEDARTLAWYNLRRLREKLDRAVARSGTLDEYTKAHLAETRDRITKTLDARVESR